In a genomic window of Thermosynechococcus sp. CL-1:
- the purN gene encoding phosphoribosylglycinamide formyltransferase, with the protein MPVMSSEALVVPSAPAIAPTPRPLRLGVLASGNGSNFAALAEAIAQGELAAQIQVLIYNNPDAFVAERSKQWQIPSVLLNHRHYPNRESLDAAIVETLKAYGVEWVVMAGWMRIVTPVLLNAYPQRVINLHPSLLPSFRGLHAVEQALAAGVKITGCTVHLVEEEVDSGPILVQAAVPVLPDDTPATLHARIQVQEHRILKQAIADIAARQSQASC; encoded by the coding sequence ATGCCCGTCATGTCCAGTGAGGCTCTTGTTGTCCCTTCTGCTCCAGCGATCGCGCCCACGCCCCGTCCCCTGCGGTTAGGCGTTTTAGCTTCTGGCAATGGCTCCAACTTTGCCGCTCTCGCCGAAGCGATCGCCCAGGGCGAACTGGCTGCCCAGATTCAAGTTCTGATTTACAACAATCCCGATGCCTTTGTCGCAGAGCGGTCAAAACAGTGGCAGATTCCCAGTGTCCTCCTCAACCATCGCCACTACCCCAACCGCGAAAGTCTGGATGCGGCCATTGTCGAAACCCTCAAAGCCTATGGGGTCGAGTGGGTAGTGATGGCGGGCTGGATGCGGATTGTGACGCCTGTCCTCCTCAATGCCTACCCCCAGCGGGTAATTAACCTGCATCCCAGTTTGCTCCCCAGTTTTCGGGGATTGCATGCCGTTGAGCAGGCCTTGGCAGCAGGTGTGAAAATTACTGGGTGTACCGTCCATCTGGTGGAAGAGGAAGTGGATAGTGGCCCAATTTTAGTCCAAGCAGCAGTGCCCGTTCTCCCCGATGATACGCCCGCAACCCTCCATGCCCGCATTCAAGTCCAAGAACACCGCATTCTCAAGCAGGCGATCGCCGACATTGCCGCACGGCAATCACAAGCTTCCTGCTGA
- a CDS encoding aminotransferase class V-fold PLP-dependent enzyme has protein sequence MNLETLRAYHDTYPALLNKIYLNYGGQGPLHQDTWQAIIQSDRHIQEEGPFANRVFPWLSQQLQTLRQELAQLLGTSAETIALTDSVTTGCNIVLWGINWQAGDRLLISNCEHPGVVAITEQLARRLGVVVDRVAFWPWCEDEVAAIEARLHPRTRLVVLSHLLWNTGKLLPLEKIVDLCHRRGIQVLADGAQSVGMVPLNLPALGVDYYAFTGHKWCCGPAGLGGLYIRRDRLPTLEPTFIGWRGIHQTRDAQPAGWKEDASRFEVATTAFSLVPGLTTALRVHDQWGTAQARYERICGLSHYLWQQLQGIMGLTCLSPVPPPSGLVAFQLANGQHRQLVQDLEAENILVRELLYPASVRACVHYFTLPQECDRLVAALKHWLQNHP, from the coding sequence ATGAACCTAGAGACACTGCGCGCCTACCACGACACCTACCCCGCCCTACTGAATAAGATCTACCTCAACTATGGGGGACAAGGGCCGCTGCACCAAGACACATGGCAGGCCATCATCCAGAGCGATCGCCACATTCAAGAGGAAGGCCCCTTTGCCAATCGCGTCTTTCCCTGGCTGAGCCAACAACTGCAAACCCTGCGGCAAGAACTGGCACAGCTTTTGGGGACGAGCGCCGAGACCATTGCCCTCACGGATTCTGTAACCACTGGCTGCAATATCGTTCTCTGGGGGATCAACTGGCAAGCGGGCGATCGCCTGCTGATTTCTAACTGTGAGCATCCGGGGGTCGTGGCGATTACCGAACAATTGGCGCGGCGGTTGGGAGTGGTGGTGGATCGGGTGGCCTTTTGGCCCTGGTGTGAGGATGAGGTGGCCGCCATTGAAGCCCGACTCCATCCCCGCACACGCTTGGTCGTCCTCAGTCATTTGCTGTGGAATACCGGGAAACTTTTGCCGTTGGAGAAAATTGTTGACCTTTGCCACCGTCGCGGCATCCAAGTCTTGGCGGATGGTGCCCAAAGTGTGGGTATGGTGCCCCTGAATTTACCTGCCTTGGGGGTGGACTACTATGCCTTTACGGGACACAAGTGGTGCTGTGGCCCTGCGGGTCTCGGCGGGCTGTACATTCGGCGCGATCGCCTGCCGACGTTGGAACCCACCTTCATTGGTTGGCGCGGCATTCATCAAACCCGTGATGCCCAACCGGCAGGCTGGAAGGAGGATGCCAGTCGCTTTGAAGTGGCCACAACCGCCTTTTCCTTGGTACCGGGGTTAACCACTGCCCTGCGGGTGCATGATCAATGGGGGACTGCCCAAGCGCGATATGAGCGCATTTGTGGGCTGAGTCATTATCTTTGGCAACAGTTACAGGGCATAATGGGTTTGACCTGCTTGAGTCCCGTGCCGCCGCCGTCGGGCTTGGTGGCCTTTCAGTTAGCTAATGGTCAGCATCGCCAATTGGTGCAAGACCTTGAGGCAGAGAATATCTTGGTGCGGGAATTGCTCTATCCTGCCTCGGTGCGAGCCTGCGTGCATTACTTTACGCTGCCGCAGGAGTGCGATCGCCTTGTTGCTGCCCTCAAACACTGGCTCCAGAATCATCCTTAG
- the ruvX gene encoding Holliday junction resolvase RuvX yields the protein MISVLGLDLGRKRIGVAGCDRLGQLATGITTIQRRNFASDVAQLRQICQERGVEKLIVGLPYTLDGQLGSQARQVQHLAEKIGAALNLPVEYMDERLTSFQAEEILKQRRRSPRHHKDLVDQIAAALILQQWLDARSQAAKATLAPADPQL from the coding sequence ATGATTTCCGTTCTAGGTTTGGATCTGGGGCGCAAGCGCATTGGTGTGGCAGGGTGCGATCGCCTAGGGCAGTTGGCCACGGGCATTACAACTATCCAGCGGCGGAATTTTGCCAGTGATGTGGCGCAGCTTCGCCAGATTTGCCAAGAGCGAGGGGTGGAGAAATTAATTGTGGGCTTGCCCTACACCCTCGATGGTCAACTGGGTTCCCAAGCCCGGCAGGTGCAACATCTAGCGGAAAAAATTGGCGCGGCCTTGAACTTGCCCGTAGAATATATGGATGAGCGACTCACCTCATTTCAGGCGGAAGAGATTCTCAAACAGCGGCGGCGATCGCCCCGTCACCACAAGGACTTAGTGGATCAAATTGCTGCTGCCCTCATTTTGCAACAATGGCTCGATGCCCGTTCGCAAGCGGCAAAAGCAACACTGGCACCCGCTGATCCACAGCTATAA